AATGGAGCGACGTCTCTCAGGCTCCAGACCACGACACCGGCGTCCGTGATTTTTCCGGCTATCGTGTGTATCGTTCCGTAGGGCGCAACGACACCACATTCAGCAGAATCTGGGAGTGCGGCGGAAACTCCGGCATACCGGTGGCTACCCAGTACATCGATCGCACGGTGCAAAGAGGATTTGCCTACTTTTATTACGTCACTGCTTATGATGACGGCAGCCAAAACTGGGAAGCTCCTGGTCGATCGCTCGAATCGGGCAAGTACTGGAACATGATGCTCAAGAACAAACCAGCTCATCCCTTTCTGAGCGGCGAGCAGGTTGCGGATTTGAACCAGATCAAGGTTGTGCCCAATCCCTATCACGATCAATCGGTACGATTCAATTGGCCGGGCGAGGAAAATAAGCTGTTGTTCATTAATGTGCCGCTCAAGTGCACCATTAAGATTTATACCGCAGGCGGCGACCTGGTGAAAACCCTTCATCACGACGCCCATCGGACCGAATGCGCATGGAACCAAGTCACAGACAGCAATCAGTTGATCTATTCCGGCGTCTATTTTTACCTCGTCGACAGCGACATCGGTCGGCAAACGGGAAAATTTGTGGTTGTAAGATCAAGCGCCCAGAGAGACCAATGAAAAAAAAATATCTGCTTTTCTGTTTGTTGCTCTGTTGTTTTCTTATTCATGCCGCTCCCTGTTTTTGTCAGCAGATCACCGGTCGTAAATATCTGCGCATCGGGGAGATTTGGCATGAAGACGAGGACATCCCCAGCGGCGTCTGGCAAGCCTCTTTCGCCTGGCCGGGCAATCACTGGCGCCGCATCAACCAATCGGAGAATCATCTGATGAACGGCACCATGCGTGAGTGCGGCATGGGCTATGGATTGAAAAATTGGCGGGACTGGAAAAATAATTTTTTTCCGGTGATGGTGGGGGGGGTAGGACAAAGCCTGATGGTGCATCCGCCGGGCGGAAGGTTCGGTTGTGTGGGACATACGTTCAAGATCATTCTGCGCCGACAGCCGCCGACTTTGATCGTCGATGGCGCGATTCAGGCGCCGAAACAGGAATATGATGAACTGAATGCCAACTTGATCAGCGATGCGGCGCTGGTGATTCGCTGGTCGTTCGATATCGGCGTCACCGTCGAACAGACTTATTACGCTTATGCCTCTTATCCTTTTGACAGCTATCTTTTTATCGACTTTAAGATCATCAACAGCGGCAATGTGAATCTGAATGAAAAAACGGTTGAATTGAAAAATCATGTTCTGCACGACATTTGCTTTAATTATGCCGTGTTGCCGCAAGTCGGATTCGAGGGCGCCCGGCAAAGTCCACCGACCGGCACTGAGGATTGTACCGACGATTGGGTGGAGTATTACGGTGAAAATTATCTCGACTATATCGGCTCAGGCACTCCGACGCATCCGGCAGGCAATCCTTCGGCCGACTCTTTAAGGGTGTTCATCGCCTGGGACGGCGACAACAACAAAACCGTTGGATGGGACGATACCGGAGATCCAGACTGGAACAAAGGCTATATGGAACAAAGCCCGGGCATGGGACGGTTGCTGTCGCCGCAATACTTCGGCATGGGCATCCTTCATTGCGATAAGAGCGTCGAGGACACCACCAACGATCTATCGCAGCCGTTCTCAACCGTGTGGCGGCCCGGCAATGTACTGTTCAACTCCCTTGAAGATGCCTATAACTATTTCTTCACCGGAGCGCATATGGCCAGCCCTCTGGAGATGGGGTACACCGAACCCAACGATCCCCTTCGGGTGGCGCGCCCCAATCCATATGTATGCATCGGGCCGTATGAAATGCCTTTCGGCAGCGACATTCATTTTTCCATGTTGGTGGCGGTGCATGGGATCAACTATGATTTATGCAATTCGGTGGGCCTTTCCTGGTGGACGCGCTACAAGGGAGGAGTGGGTTTTACCGATGAGGAGAAGAACGCCATCGTCGCCACGGGACGAGACTCCCTCTTCAAGTATTTCAGTCAGGCCACACGGCGCTATTTCAGAAACAGTGAATTGGGCCGCAATCCCTACGACGCCCCGGAGGCGCCGGAACCGCCGGATCTTTCGGTGACCGCCGGAGAAAAGTCGGTCATCCTGGAATGGAGCGACGTTTCGCAAATTCCGGATCATGATACCGGCGTGATCGATTTTTCCGGATATCGGGTCTATCGAGCGGTGAGCCGCAATGATACCACTTTCGAGAAAATCTGGGAGTGCGGTGGCGCGAGCGGAATCCCCGTGGCTAACCGCTACGTCGATTACGGCGTCCAGCGGGGATTCGCTTATTTTTATTATGTCACAGCCTTTGATGACGGCAAACAGAACTGGGAACAGCCGGGTCGATCGCTGGAATCGGGCAAATACTGGAACATGATGCTGAAAAACGGTCCCGTGCATCCGTTCATGAGTAAGCAGCAGGTTTCCGATTTGAACGAAATCAAGGTAGTCCCTAATCCGTACCATGATAAATCGGTTCGTTTCAACTGGCCCGGCGAAGAGAATAAATTGCTCTTTATCAACCTACCGCTTAAATGCACGATCAAGATTTTCACCGCCAGCGGCGACTTGGTTAAAACGATTCGACATGACAATCAGACTACCGAACAGGATTGGAACCAAGTTTCGGACAGCAATCAGCTCATCTACTCCGGCGTCTACTTTTTTCTGGTTGAAAGCGATATCGGCACCAAAACGGGCAAATTTGTAGTAGTGCGTTCCAGCAGAATCGAGGGATCATGAAAACAGTCTGGCATCTGTTTCTATGCGCTGCGCTGCTGGGGATGGACGTTTTTCTTGCTCAGGGGCAATCCATTACCGGCCGACGGTATCTGTGGATCGGTGAGCTCTGGACCGAGGAGGAGGACATTCCCAGCGGCGGCTGGGAAGACTGTTTTGCCTGGCCCGGCAACCACTGGCGTATAGGTCTTGGCCATGAAAATCGTCTGATGAACGGCACCGTTCGCCAGGGAGGCATGAGCTATGGGCTGCTCAATTGGAAGGATTGGAAGAATGCCTTTTTTCCTTACATGGTGGGCGGGGTTAACCAGAGCAACCTCGTGCATCCCAACGGCGCACGATGGGGATGCGTCGGTCACGAGTTCAAGCTGATTTTGCGGCGTCCACCGCCGACTCTTTTGGTGAATGGGGAACCACAGCCGCCAAGGCAGTCCTATGACGCTTTGGACCCCAATCTGATCAGCGATGCAGTGCTGTACATCCGCTGGTCCATGGATGTCGGGCTGACGGGTGAAATGCGCTATTATGCTTATTCCGCCTATCCGTTTGACAGCTATATGTTCATCGATTTTGTGGTTAAGAACACCGGGAACGTCAATTTGAATGAAAAAACGGCGGAATTGAATGGACAAGTCCTCCAGGGCGCTGCGTTCAATTATATGGTGCAACCCCATGTCAGCTATGAGGGCGCCCGCCAAAATCTGGCGGTATGGGAGCATATCAATGATGATTGGGTGGAGTATTATGGAGAGAATTACTTGGATTATCTCGGCGGCGGCACGCCG
This is a stretch of genomic DNA from bacterium. It encodes these proteins:
- a CDS encoding T9SS type A sorting domain-containing protein — translated: MKKKYLLFCLLLCCFLIHAAPCFCQQITGRKYLRIGEIWHEDEDIPSGVWQASFAWPGNHWRRINQSENHLMNGTMRECGMGYGLKNWRDWKNNFFPVMVGGVGQSLMVHPPGGRFGCVGHTFKIILRRQPPTLIVDGAIQAPKQEYDELNANLISDAALVIRWSFDIGVTVEQTYYAYASYPFDSYLFIDFKIINSGNVNLNEKTVELKNHVLHDICFNYAVLPQVGFEGARQSPPTGTEDCTDDWVEYYGENYLDYIGSGTPTHPAGNPSADSLRVFIAWDGDNNKTVGWDDTGDPDWNKGYMEQSPGMGRLLSPQYFGMGILHCDKSVEDTTNDLSQPFSTVWRPGNVLFNSLEDAYNYFFTGAHMASPLEMGYTEPNDPLRVARPNPYVCIGPYEMPFGSDIHFSMLVAVHGINYDLCNSVGLSWWTRYKGGVGFTDEEKNAIVATGRDSLFKYFSQATRRYFRNSELGRNPYDAPEAPEPPDLSVTAGEKSVILEWSDVSQIPDHDTGVIDFSGYRVYRAVSRNDTTFEKIWECGGASGIPVANRYVDYGVQRGFAYFYYVTAFDDGKQNWEQPGRSLESGKYWNMMLKNGPVHPFMSKQQVSDLNEIKVVPNPYHDKSVRFNWPGEENKLLFINLPLKCTIKIFTASGDLVKTIRHDNQTTEQDWNQVSDSNQLIYSGVYFFLVESDIGTKTGKFVVVRSSRIEGS